One Pseudomonas syringae CC1557 genomic window, AAGCCTGTCCAACTGCGATGACCTGATTGTTCCGCTGGCGCTGTGGCGCGAGCATGCGCACGCCCTCAAGGCACGCGACGGCGGCTTGGGTGTGTGGCTGGACAGTGACGAAGAAGCCGAAGAAATCGGTGCCGATGTCGATCAGTTTCAGGTGATTGCCCTGAACTTCCCGGCCTTCACCGACGGTCGCAGCTTCTCCAACGCCCGCCTGCTACGTGATCGTTATGGTTACAAGGGCGAGTTGCGGGCGATTGGCGATGTGCTGCGCGATCAGCTGTTCTACATGCGCCGCTGCGGTTTTGATGCCTTTGCGGTGCGTGCGGATAAAGATCCGTATGAAGCGCTGGAAGGACTGAAGGATTTTTCCGTGACGTACCAGGCTGCTGCCGATGAGCCGCTGCCGTTGTTCCGCAGGCGCTGAAAGGCGCCTTCATTCTCGTCACTCAGTCACATGTACAAGCCCCGATGAGCCCTGAGAACAGGGCTCATCGCATTGGCCGATAGGCACGGATGCCTTTCCGCCAGGCGGCGCTTACCAGAACCGCTGCTGAGTCAAACGTCCCCACCACTTGTCAGCCATCTGGTCCACTGACGTGGCGGCAGCCATGCCCATGCGTTCCTGCAGGCTTTTGCGCTGAACATAGTGCAGGTGGAACACGTCAGCTTCCTTGGCACGCTCGGCCAGGTACTCGTCACTGGTCTTCAACTCGTCGACCAGCAGCTTGTCGATTGCCGCCATGCCCAGCCACACTTCGCCAGTCGCCACTTCATCGATGGACAGTTGCGGGCGATAGCTGGCAACGAAGTTCTTGAACAGGTCGTGGGTGATGTCCAGATCCTGCTGAAATTTCTCACGACCCTTTTCGGTGTTTTCGCCAAACACGGTCAGCGTGCGCTTGTACTCACCCGCCGTAAGGACTTCGAAATCGATATCGTGTTTTTTCAACAGGCGATTCACGTTCGGCAACTGCGCCACGACACCGATCGAGCCCAGAATCGCGAAGGGTGCGCTGATGATCTTGGTGCCGATGCAGGCCATCATGTAGCCGCCGCTAGCAGCCACCTTGTCGATGCACACGGTCAGCGGAATGCCCGCCTGACGAATACGCGCCAGCTGTGAAGAAGCCAGACCGTAGCTGTGAACCATGCCACCGCCGCTTTCCAGACGCAGAACCACCTCGTCCCTGTCAGTGGCGAGCGTCAGCAGCGCGGTGATCTCGTGGCGCATGCTTTCAGTGGCAGACGCCTTGATGTCACCGTCGAAATCCAGAACGTAGACACGAGACTTGGGCTCGGCCAGCTTTTTCTCTTTCTTTAGCGCCTTGCCCTGCTCCTTGCGCAGTGCCTTGAGGCGGTCTTTATCCAGCAGCGATTGCTCAAGGCGGTCACGCAGGCCTTTGTAGAAGTCATTGAGGCGCGTGACCTGCAATTGGCCGGCTGATTTGCGACGGCCCTTGCCACGCATGGACGCAATGGCAACCAGCACCACAACGATGGCGATCACCAGCGTCACGGTCCTGGCCAGAAAACTTGCGTAATCGACAACAAAATCCACGATTGTTCCTCACTTGCGTTATGCCCTTACCAATCAAGGGCAGCGATGATTGCAGCATACCGGCGCCCTGTAAGGTTCACCAGCGGGCGGTCCGTAACAAACCATTAAAACGATGATTTCAAACGAGCGTATGTTTTTTCATTGACAGCTTCCCGGCATCCCTCATAACCTCGCCAGACCTTCATCGTACCGAGACGACGGACGTGGGCAGCATCTACCTGATACGACATGGCCAGGCCTCATTTGGTGCAGACGATTACGACGTCCTGTCGCCTGTGGGCATTCGTCAGGCGCAGGTGCTGGGCACACACCTTGTCGATCTGGGCCTGACGTTCGACCGCTGCCTGTCGGGCAAGCTGCTTCGTCAGCAGGACACCGCCCGGCACGCACTGGCGCGGTACGCCGAGGCCGGGCACCACATACCCGTCGTCGAGACTGACAGCGCCTTCGACGAATTCGATGCCGAAGGCGTGATTCGTGCGCTGATCCCGGCCATGCTTGCTGAAGAACCCGAAGCCCTGAACATCCTGCGCAACGCCGCAGAAGATCGCGCCGGGTTTCAGCGGTTGTTTTCCCTGATTACCCGCCGCTGGCTAAGCGGCCAGCACGATACCGCCGGGCTGCAAAGCTGGGCGGCCTTCGTAGCGCGTGTGCAGGCAGGCCTGGACAGAATTCTGGAGACCGCAGGCCCGCATGAGCGCATTGCCGTGTTCACTTCCGGCGGCACTATCACCGCCCTGCTGCATCTGATTACCGACATGCCCGCCCAACAGGCGTTCGAGCTTCATTGGCATATCGTCAATACGTCGCTGCATCAACTCAAATTCAAAGGTAACCAGGTCAGCCTGGCTTCCTTCAACAGTTATACGCACCTGCAATTGCTGAAGACTCCGGAACTCATCACTTACCGTTAATCCCCGTACATCGCGCCCCTGCGGACGCGTAACTCACCCTGAAAGGATCAAGACATGACCTCAGTAGACGACGCCGTGAAGACCATGCAAGCCAAGTTCAACCCAGCGGCTGCTGCCGGTCTGGACCTTGTTTTCGGCTTCAACATCACCGACGAAGACAAACACTACGCGCTGATCGTCAAGGACAGCACGTGCGAACTGCAGGAAGGTGAAAACCCTGACGCCAACGTGACACTGGTCATGGACAGCACAACCCTGAAGGGCATCGTCAGCGGCGAAACCGACGGCATGCAGGCGTTCATGGGTGGCAAACTGCGCGCCGAAGGCGACATGATGCTGGCCATGAAGCTCAGCGAGCTGTTTCCGGTATAAAAGCCCGGTACGTTGCACCATAACCGAAGCTGACCGCTTCGGTTTTTTTTGGCCTGCCTGAACAGGGATCAGGGCTACTGATTGCCCGGCAACACGCTGACCTATAAGGCTGTTACGCAGTTGCTGGCAGGCGGGGGAATCATTAGATTAGTCAATGATTCTATCGGACCATAATAAGCGCAAGGGATAGACATGGCACTGACCGATCAATCCACCGAGATTCGTCCAGGCGAAGAACTGGACGTTTCCATCATTGATCCGTATTTGAAGGCGCATATCCCGGCGCTGGACGGCACCCCGATCATCAGCCAGTTTCCTGGCGGCGCGTCAAACCTGACTTACCTGATCCAGTATCCTGACAGAGAGCTGGTGCTGCGCCGTCCGCCCTTCGGGCACAAGGCCAGGTCAGCGCACGACATGGGCCGCGAGTATCGAATCCTCAACCAGCTCAAGGACGCCTTTCCCTATTGCCCGCAGGCTTACCTGCACTGCACCGATCCATCGGTGATCGGCTCGGATTTCTACGTCATGCAGCGCGTCAAGGGTGTCATTCTGCGCTCCGACCTGCCGCCGCAGCTGGGCCTGAGTGCGCAGCAGACAGAAGATTTGTGCAAGGGCTTCATCGACAAACTGGTAGACCTGCATAAAGTCGACTATCAGGCGTGCAGGCTGGGTGATCTGGGAAAACCGCAGGGGTATGTGCAGCGACAGATTAGCGGCTGGTCCGAACGCTACGAAAAAGCCATGACTCCGGACGCTCCGGCCTGGGAGCAAGTCAAGGCCTGGCTGGTAGCGAAAATGCCTGCCGACTCGCCTATCTCAAGCATCGTGCACAACGACTATCGCTTCGACAATGTGATCCTCGACCCGGAGAACCCGATGCGCATCATCGGCGTTCTGGACTGGGAACTGACCACCCTGGGTGATCCACTGATGGATCTGGGCAACACCCTCGCCTACTGGATTCAGGCAGACGATCCTGCCCCCGTGCAGTTGATGCGCCGTCAGCCGAGCAATGCGCCCGGCATGCTGACACGGCAGGCGTTCGTCGATTACTACGCCGAACGCGCGGGCATCCGCATCGACAATTTCGACTTTTACTACACCTACGGCCTGTTTCGTCTGGCCGGTATCGTGCAACAGATCTATTACCGTTTCTTTCATGGCCAGACTCAGGACAAACGCTTCGCCCAGTTCATTCACATGAACAGGCTGCTGGAGCAAATGAGCCTGGCGGTGATCGCCAAATCCAGCCTTTGACGGCGCCAAGATCAGGAACTGATATGTCCAGAACCCAGCTTTTCGACCTCGACGGTAAAATCGCCTTCGTTTCAGGCGCCAGCCGCGGTATCGGCGAGGCCATTGCCAGACTGCTTGCCCAGCAAGGCGCGCACGTTATTGTTTCAAGCCGCAAGCTCGACAGCTGCCAGGCGGTCGCTGATGCAATCACTGCCGAGGGCGGCCAGGCCACGGCAATGGCCTGCCACATCGGCGAAATGGAGCAGATAACCAGCGTATTTACGCAGGTTCGCCAGCAGTTCGGCCGGTTGGACATTCTGGTCAACAACGCCGCCACCAACCCGCAATTCTGCAACGTGCTGGACACTGACCTCAGTGCCTTCCAGAAGACCGTGGACGTGAACATCCGTGGCTATTTTTTCATGTCTGTCGAAGCAGGCAAGCTGATGCGGGAAAGCGGCGGTGGCAGCATCATCAACGTCGCGTCGATCAATGCGGTGTCGCCGGGAGCCTATCAGGGGGTCTACTCGATGACCAAAGCCGCGGTGGTCAACATGACCAAAGTGTTTGCCAAGGAGTGCGCAGAGTTCGGTATTCGCTGCAACGCCTTGTTGCCAGGACTGACCGACACCAAATTCGCCTCGGCGCTGGTCAAAAACGACGCCATTCTTAGCCTTGCCCTTTCGCAGATTCCCCTGAAACGCGTCGCGGCACCCAGTGAAATGGCTGGCGCGGTACTGTATCTCGCGAGCGAAGCGTCCAGCTATACCACGGGAGTAGCGTTGAATGTCGATGGCGGATTTCTGTCCTGATCAATACCCACTCAAGATAATGAATTAATTTTCCATTATTAATTTAATTGGAATATATTTTCCGCATAACAACAATCCTTTCTGGAGACTGTCATGCGGGAAAACCATCCTTCTGTTGCTTTACCGGAACTGGGCATCGGCCTGATCGGCACCGGCTTCATGGGCCGAGCCCATGCGCTGGCGTTCGGCAATGCCAACGCAGCCCTTGAGCTGCCAGCCCGCATTCGGCTGGTGGCAGTGGCCGACTCTGACAGCGTGCGAGCCGAGCACTGCGCGCAGGCATGGGGCTTCGATCGCAGCCATGCTGACTGGAAGCAACTGATCCAGGATCCTCACGTGCAGATCGTCGCGATCACCACGCCCAACCATTTGCATTACCCCATGGCCATGGCCGCCATCGCTGCGGGCAAGGCGGTTTACTGCGAAAAGCCGCTGGCGGTCAGTCTGGCTGAGGCCGATGAAATGCGCCTCAGTGCCAAAGCGGCCGGCGTAGTGACCAAAGTCGGTTACAACTATCAGCACAACCCGATGATCGGACTGGCCAAAGACCTGATCGACGCGGGCGAACTGGGCGATATCGTCAGCTTTCAGGGTGAGTTCAGCGAAGACTTCATGGGCAACCCGGCATCTCCCTGGTCATGGCGCTGCGATGCCGCGCACGCAGGCGGCGCACTGGCTGATCTGGGCAGTCATTTGCTGGGCATGGCGCGTTATCTGGTGGGCGATGTCGAAGCAGTCTGCGCCGATTGCAGCACCGTACACCGCCAGCGTCCCGCCAGTTCGGGCAGCCACGAAATGCGCACCATCGCAGTCGACGACCAGACGCATGCACTGCTGCGCTTTACCAACGGCGCGCGCGGGACCTTCAGCAGCAGTTGGCTCAAGCACGGTTACAAGAATCACTTGAGTTTTGAAATCAGCGGCACCCTTGGCACCCTGACATTTGATCAGGAGCGCTTGAACGAATTACGCGTTTATCGGGCAGGCGCATCGGGCCGCGATGGTTTTCAGCGTCTGCTGGCAGGCCCCGCCCAGCCCGGTTATGCCGCCTTCTGCCCCGCCCCCGGTCATCAACTGGGTTACAACGAGCTCAAGGCACTTGAAGTACAGGCGCTGATTCAGGCGGTATGCGGGCATAGCAGCCGTGGTCCCGACTTCGAAGAGGCCTGGCAGATCGAACGCCTGGCGACGGCCATCCGCTGTGCGGCGGCCGAGCAACGCTGGGTCGCTCTTGAAGATATCTGACTTCCTGAGAGGGCTGGCGAGGGTTAGAATGCGCCACGTTCCGGCAGCTCTTTCTGCCTCTTGCCGCTTTTCTCTCTATAAGCCCCTCTCGTCATGCCATTTGAACTCAGCGTCGACCTGACCACCCTCGCCATCCTTGCCGTCGTGGCCTTTTTAGCGGGCTTCATCGACGCCATTGCGGGCGGCGGCGGATTGCTCACGACACCGGCGCTCATGACGGCCGGGCTGCCACCGCATCTGGTGCTGGGAACCAACAAGCTCAGTTCGACCTTCGGCTCGGCCACGGCCAGCTTCACGTTCTACCGGCGCAAGCTGTTTCATCCACGCCAGTGGGTGCATGCCATAGTCGGGACCGCTGTCGGCGCGGCCATCGGCGCTGTCATAGCCCATTATCTGCCTGCCGAATGGCTGAACCAGATGCTGCCGGTGATTGTGTTCGGCTGCGGGCTGTACCTGCTGTTTGGTGGTACGCCCAAGGCGCCACTGGACAGCGACGCGCCGATCAAAAAGAAATGGCAGTTACCACAGGGCCTGGGGCTGGGTTTTTATGACGGCGTCGCCGGACCGGGCACCGGCGCTTTCTGGACAGTCAGTACGCTGCTGCTGTACCCGGTGGATCTGGTCAAGGCCAGCGGCGTGGCGCGCAGCATGAACTTCGTCAGCAATGCGGTGGCGCTGTCAGTGTTCATGTTTTCCGGTCAGGTGGATTACATCATCGGCCTCAGCATGGGCCTGGCAGTCATGCTCGGCGCCTACTTTGGCGCAGGAACCGCTATCAAGGGCGGCGCCAAATTCATCCGCCCGGTGTTCATTACCGTCGTGCTCGGGCTGACCGTGCGTCTAGCCTGGCAGCACTGGTTCGGCGGTGCCTGAGCGCTGTGACAGGTAGGCTTCGATCAGATAGCGGGCGATAGAGCGGTTGGCCGGCAGTGCTGGCAGATCATCGATATGAAACCAGCGCGCGTCCTCGATCTCTTCTTCCTGCGGCACGATGTCGCCGCTGTCGTATTCGGCATGAAAGCCCAGCATCATCGAGTGCGGAAACGGCCAGCACTGACTGCCCAGGTACTTCAGATTCTTGATCCTGACCTGCACCTCTTCCATCACTTCACGGTGTACGCACTCTTCCGCTGACTCACCGGGTTCTACAAAACCGGCCAGCGCGCTGTACATGCCGGTGACGAAGCGCGGCGAACGGGCCAGCAGAATTTCATCGCCACGGGTAACCAGCACGATCATGCTTGGAGAAATACGCGGATACAGACGCAGTTTGTCGTGCGCGCAGTACATCGCCCGTTCGCCGGGGATCTGCACCGTCGGCCGGCCACAGGCGCCACAGAATCGATGCTCTCTGGCCCATGTGCTGACCTGTGCAGCGTACCCAAGCATCTGAAATATGGCGAAGTCGCCTTCCATCATGAACTGGCGCAAGCCCTGCCAGGCGCAGCCCTCGACCGCGACGCACTCCTCCAGCACCAGCAAATACACAGGCTCGCCGTCCAGATAACCGATGCCATGCTCGCTCTGCACCGGCAGGTTCAGCCTGCTCAGCCAGGCTCTGGGAAACATCACGCCATTGGCGTCGAGCAGGAAGCCCTGATCGCTATGGACCACGGCCAGCCCCTCTTTGGCCTCGACATCCAGAACTGCTGTAGTCCAACGCACCGGGCGCGTCATGGAAAAACTCCTTTGTCTGCACACAAACATTGTGCTGCTTTAATTATCGAATACCGGCTTCTGCTTGCTCATGTGCGCAACCATCGCCAATTTGAGATCGGGCGATTGCAACATGGCGGCGTTCCAGATGGCAACGTGTTCGAGCCCATCTTCGACCCGGTGATCACGCATATAGCTGATCATCTGCTTGGTACCTTCGATGGCGATCGGTGACTTGCCTGCGATTTCCCGCGCCAGCGCAAATACACCCTCCAACAGACCTGCATGATCATCGAAGGTGCAATTGACCAGTCCGATTCGCTGCGCCTCTTCGGCACCGACAGTGCGTCCGGTATAGGCCAGCTCGCGCAACATGCCATCGCCAATAATCCGCGGCAGACGCTGCAAGGTACCGACATCGGCAGCCATGCCCATATCGATTTCACGAATCGCGAATTGCGCATCGGCAGCGGCGTAGCGCATGTCACAGGCCGAGATCAGATCGATGGCGCCGCCCAGGCAATAGCCCTGAATGGCAGCCAGCACCGGCTTGCGACAATGGTCGACGGCGGTAAACGAAGCCTGCATGTCGAGGATCTTGCGCCTGAGCAGTCGCGCATTGCGGCCTGCGTCGTCGCCCATCTGGTTAGCGACTGAAGCCAGCAATGCCAGATCGATACCTGAAGAGAAGTGCTTGCCAGCGCCGCTCAGCACCACGACGCGAACCTCATCGTTGCGCTCTATCCAGTCGAATATCTCGATAATTTCGGTCCAGAATGCCGCGTTCATGGCATTGACCTTGTCAGCCCTGTTGATCTGCACATGAGCAATGCAGTCGGCCAGTTCGACCTTGAAGGCCTGGTAATTGAGCATCGCGTCATCCTTAAACAGGTCAAAGCCCGGAAGAGAAACTATAACAACACCACTATAACTATCGTAAGCAGACTGAACTGACTTTTTCCGGACCCTGAACCACTCATTTGAATAGCTATAATCGCAACAACAACCACAAATAGTGTGAACCGCCAGTACATAGGGCGGTCCAGAGTTAAGCGGTAATAAAACCTACATGGGTTATCAGAGGGCGATACTTGAATACGTCAAAAGCGGCAACCGGGATTGAAGGTCTGGACAACATCCTTTCAGGGGGTTTTTCACGCAATCATGTTTTCCTTCTTGAAGGCGAACCCGGAACCGGCAAGACAACCGTAGCACTTCAGTTTTTACAAGCGGGAGCGGATGCGGGTGAAGTGTCGTTATACATCACCCTGTCCGAAACCGAACACGAGCTTCGCGAAGGCGCGGCGTCGCACGGCTGGGTACTGGCTGACGAGATCAATATTTTCGAACTGACACCGCCCGAGAACCTGCTCGACTCCGATCACCATCAGAGCCTGCTCTACTCGTCTGACCTGGAGCTGGGTGAGGCCACTCGCCACATCTTCGAGGTGGTCGAGCGTGTCAAACCTTCGCGGGTGGTGATCGACAGCCTTTCGGAAATCCGCCTGCTGGCGCAGAGTTCCTTGCGTTATCGTCGTCAGATACTTGCAATCAAGCATTACTTCAATCGCTACAACGCGACGGTACTGCTGCTGGATGACCTGACCACCGATGCGCTCGACAAGACTGTCCACAGTGTCGCCCACGGCGTGATCCGCCTGGAATCGCTGACGCCGATCTACGGTGCCGAGCGCAGACGCGTGAAAATCGTCAAATACAGGGGCCAGAAGTACCGGGGCGGCTATCACGACTTCACCATCGCCCACGGCGGCATACAGGTTTTCCCGCGTCTGGTGGCGGCCGAATACCGCTCGGACTTCCCGCGCATACAGATGAGCAGCGGGATCGAGGGACTCGACAAGCTGCTGGGCGGTGGGATCGAGAGTGGTTCCAGCACGCTGATACTCGGGCCGGCCGGTACGGGCAAATCCCTGATATCGCTAGTGTTTGCGGTGCAGGCTGTTGCGCGCGGCGAGCGAGTCGGTCTGTTTATATTCGATGAAGAGATGGGACTGCTGTTCGAGCGCATGCTCAAGCTCGGGATTGACCTTCGCGCACTGCAGGACACCGGCAACCTGCTGATTGAACAAATCGACGCGGCTGAACTGTCTCCCGGCGAATTCGCCCATCGGGTACGAAGCGCGGTGGACCGCAAGCAGATAAAAACCGTGATTATTGACAGTATCAATGGTTACCAGGCCGCCATGCCTGAAGAAAGCGCGCTGATTTTGCACATGCACGAGCTTTTGCTGTATCTCAATCGCCAAGGCGCCTCGACATTCATCACTGTTGCGCAGCATGGGCTCGTGGGTGACATGCGGTCTCCGGTCGATATCACCTATCTCGCCGACAGCGTAATCCTGCTGCGCTACTTCGAGGCCCTGGGTCAGGTGCGTCGGGCTGTTTCGGTTATCAAGAAGCGTACAGGCACGCACGAATCGACCATCCGCGAATACCGTATCAGCTCGAATGGCTTGACCATCGGCGAGCCACTGGACGCCTTCCAAGGCGTGTTGGGCGGTATTCCGAATTATATGGGTGACAAAAAGCCTCTCCTGGTGGACGAAGATCTGTGAGTATTTCGGGTCAATTATCCGAACGCGCAATCATTCTCGCGCCCCGTGGACGAGACAACCAGATTGCCCTGCGCATACTCGATGAAGCGGGCTTCCCGGCAGCAGTGGTTAACGACCTGACGGAGCTGGTCAAAGAGCTGGCTGCCGGGGCGGGCCTTGCGGTGATTGCCGATGAGGCGCTGCAAAATAACGATATCAACCCGCTGTTGAAAGTACTGGAAGAGCAACCGGCATGGTCTGACTTGCCCATCGTCCTGCTCACTCACCACGGCGGGCCGGAACACAATCCATCCGCCCGTCTGGGTAACCTCCTCGGCAATGTGACGTTTCTGGAACGACCGTTTCATCCTGTGACACTGGTCAGTCTGGTGACCACAGCAGTGCGCGGTCGGAGACGCCAATATGAAGCCAGGGCGCGCATTGAAGATCTGCACGAAAGCGAGCGCAGCCTGCAGAATGCCCTGAAAGCAGGACGTCTCGGCTCGTGGCAATTGCAAGCGGAGAATCTGAAACTGAGCTGCTCCGCCATTACCAAGGCGCATTTCGGCCTGGATGAGCAGGAAGCGTTCAGTTATGACGACTGGTTGTCAGTCGTCTACTCGGAAGATCAGCCACGCATGCAGTCGGCACTGCAACGCAGTCTGGATTCCGGTGTGGATTTCATCATCGAATATCGCAATATCTGGCCCGACGGCTCACTCAATTGGGTGGACGTGCGCGCACGCGCCATTCACAGCAAAAACGACAGGGTCAGCACACTGGTCGGGGTAACATCGGACATCACCGAACGCAAACAGGCTGAATCCCAGTTGCGCCGCCTCAACGAAACCCTTGAGCAGCAGGTCGAAGAACGCACTGCCCAGCTGCGCCACAAGGAAGAAGTGTTGCGCCAGTCGCAGAAGATGGAAGCGGTGGGCCAATTGACCGGCGGTATTGCCCACGACTTCAACAATATGCTGACCGGCATCATCGGCAGCCTTGAGCTGATCAGAAGGCGTGTGGCGCGCGGCCAGGTAGAAGAACTGGAAAGCCTGATCGATCTGGGTGTGACCTCAGCCAATCGCGCCGCAGCCCTTACCCATCGCCTGCTGGCGTTTTCGCGTCGCCAGTCGCTGGACTCTAAACCCGTGAACATGAACCATCTGGTCAAGGCGATGGACGAGCTGCTGCGCCGCAGCGTCAACGAAAGCATCCGCCTGCACGTGCGGCTGTCGGAAGATTTATGGACCGCCGAAGCCGACCCCAATCAGCTGGAAAACGCGCTGCTCAACCTGGTACTCAATGCCCGCGACGCGATGTCCGAGGGTGGCGAACTGGTGGTCGAGACGTTCAACCAGCAACTGGACAAGACCTTCACCAATGCCCATGAGAACCTCTTGCCGGGCGATTATGTGGTGTTGAGTGTCAGTGACACCGGCTGCGGCATGCCGGAAACGGTGATCAGTCGCGCGTTTGATCCGTTTTTCACCACCAAACCCATTGGCCAGGGCACCGGCCTCGGTCTGTCGATGATCTATGGCTTCAGCAAGCAGTCGCACGGCCATGTTTCTATCAGCAGTGAGGTGGGTCAGGGCACCACGGTGCAATTGTTTCTACCGCGCTTTCAAGGGCTGCAGAATGACGATGAACAGAGCTTTCAGAGCCACGCAATTCGCGCTGAGCACGGCGAGACCGTGCTCATCGTGGAAGATGACTCTGCCGTTCGCGTGCTGGTCAGCGAAGTATTGAGCGAACTGGGCTATGCCTTTATCGAGGCCAGTGACGCGCGTGAGGCTGTCCCTATTCTTGAATCGGGGCAGCGTATTGATCTGTTGATCAGTGACGTGGGGTTGCCGGGAATGAATGGCCGCCAACTGGCCGAAATTGCTCGCCAGTTACGGCCAGAGCTGAAGGTCCTGTTCATTACCGGCTATGCCGAGCACGCCGCTGTGCGGGCAGGTTTCCTCGAAACGGGCATGCAATTGATCACCAAGCCGTTCGCATTTGACCACCTGACCTCGAAAGTGCGGGAAATGATCGAAGCCTGAGATCAGGCTTCTTCATTTAACGGTCGTATTGCGCATAACGCTCTTGCCCGCCAAGGCGGCAGGCAAGGTCAGGCCAGCAGGC contains:
- a CDS encoding ATPase domain-containing protein yields the protein MNTSKAATGIEGLDNILSGGFSRNHVFLLEGEPGTGKTTVALQFLQAGADAGEVSLYITLSETEHELREGAASHGWVLADEINIFELTPPENLLDSDHHQSLLYSSDLELGEATRHIFEVVERVKPSRVVIDSLSEIRLLAQSSLRYRRQILAIKHYFNRYNATVLLLDDLTTDALDKTVHSVAHGVIRLESLTPIYGAERRRVKIVKYRGQKYRGGYHDFTIAHGGIQVFPRLVAAEYRSDFPRIQMSSGIEGLDKLLGGGIESGSSTLILGPAGTGKSLISLVFAVQAVARGERVGLFIFDEEMGLLFERMLKLGIDLRALQDTGNLLIEQIDAAELSPGEFAHRVRSAVDRKQIKTVIIDSINGYQAAMPEESALILHMHELLLYLNRQGASTFITVAQHGLVGDMRSPVDITYLADSVILLRYFEALGQVRRAVSVIKKRTGTHESTIREYRISSNGLTIGEPLDAFQGVLGGIPNYMGDKKPLLVDEDL
- a CDS encoding response regulator, with translation MSISGQLSERAIILAPRGRDNQIALRILDEAGFPAAVVNDLTELVKELAAGAGLAVIADEALQNNDINPLLKVLEEQPAWSDLPIVLLTHHGGPEHNPSARLGNLLGNVTFLERPFHPVTLVSLVTTAVRGRRRQYEARARIEDLHESERSLQNALKAGRLGSWQLQAENLKLSCSAITKAHFGLDEQEAFSYDDWLSVVYSEDQPRMQSALQRSLDSGVDFIIEYRNIWPDGSLNWVDVRARAIHSKNDRVSTLVGVTSDITERKQAESQLRRLNETLEQQVEERTAQLRHKEEVLRQSQKMEAVGQLTGGIAHDFNNMLTGIIGSLELIRRRVARGQVEELESLIDLGVTSANRAAALTHRLLAFSRRQSLDSKPVNMNHLVKAMDELLRRSVNESIRLHVRLSEDLWTAEADPNQLENALLNLVLNARDAMSEGGELVVETFNQQLDKTFTNAHENLLPGDYVVLSVSDTGCGMPETVISRAFDPFFTTKPIGQGTGLGLSMIYGFSKQSHGHVSISSEVGQGTTVQLFLPRFQGLQNDDEQSFQSHAIRAEHGETVLIVEDDSAVRVLVSEVLSELGYAFIEASDAREAVPILESGQRIDLLISDVGLPGMNGRQLAEIARQLRPELKVLFITGYAEHAAVRAGFLETGMQLITKPFAFDHLTSKVREMIEA